The genomic region AATTAATGTATGGGTTGGAAGTCTTGCAATGGCAATTTCTATATTTAAGGATTGGCCGGGACGAATCCTGATCCCATTGATCACCATTTCTTTCATATTTTTTTAATTTTTGTTTGAAACAAGAATGCTTATTTTCTTATTGCCTAAAAACTTATTTAATTCGCACTAAAATGGTTGCTTGTAATCACATTAAAGCAATCATTTTATAAAATTAGGCTTAAACTCAAAATTTCTTAGAATTACACCCAAATTGGGACAGGGACTTAGCCTTACAATTAACCCGACCATGAATATACAAGAAAACATTTCTCTAAAAGCATACAATACTTTTGGTATAGACAAAAAAGCCCGATTTTTCACCAGGGTACATTCCAATGAAGAAGTAATAAAAGCATTAAAAACAGCAAAGGATAAATATGTCCCAGCTTATATTTTGGGAGGAGGAAGCAATATTCTATTGACCAAAGACTTGTTTGCCCTGGTGGTCAAAATTGACATCAAAGGCGTTCAGGTGTTAAAAGAAGATGGAGAAAATATTTGGGTAAAAGTAGGTGCAGGAGAAATCTGGCATGACTTTGTACTTAAAGCCATAGCCCATAAATGGGCAGGAATAGAAAACCTTTCTTTGATCCCCGGAACTGTTGGGGCTTCTCCCATGCAAAACATAGGAGCTTATGGTGTAGAGATCAAAGAAGTTTTTGAAGAACTGGAAGCCGTAAACCGGGAGACCTTGTCCGTGGAAAAATTTAACCATAGCCAATGTCAATTTGGATACCGGGAAAGCATTTTCAAAAACAAAGCCAAAGACAAATATGTCATTACCCATGTTACTTTTAAACTTTCCAAAAAACCCCATTTTAATATCAGCTATGGGTCCATTTCAAATACTCTAAAGAAAATGGGGTATAACCAACATGACCTTACCATTGAGGCTATCAGCAAGGCCGTCATTCATATACGGCAGGAAAAACTTCCCGACCCCCAGGAAATTGGGAATGCAGGCAGCTTTTTTAAAAACCCTACCATCCCCGAAAAACATTTCCAGACCTTAAAAGAAGAATACCCCGACATTCCAGGATTTCCACTGGAAAAGGGTGTAAAAATACCTGCTGCTTGGCTGATAGACAAGGCGGGTTGGAAGGGGAAAACTTTTGGAGAAATAGGTGTCCATAAAAATCAACCGCTAGTTTTGGTCAATTATGGGAAGGGCGAAGGGGAAGCCATCAAAGCACTTTCAGAAAAAATCCAAAAGGATATACAAGCAAAGTTCGGAATTTCTCTCCAACCTGAAGTCAATTTCGTTTAGCGGTAATCATGGTT from Echinicola jeungdonensis harbors:
- the murB gene encoding UDP-N-acetylmuramate dehydrogenase translates to MNIQENISLKAYNTFGIDKKARFFTRVHSNEEVIKALKTAKDKYVPAYILGGGSNILLTKDLFALVVKIDIKGVQVLKEDGENIWVKVGAGEIWHDFVLKAIAHKWAGIENLSLIPGTVGASPMQNIGAYGVEIKEVFEELEAVNRETLSVEKFNHSQCQFGYRESIFKNKAKDKYVITHVTFKLSKKPHFNISYGSISNTLKKMGYNQHDLTIEAISKAVIHIRQEKLPDPQEIGNAGSFFKNPTIPEKHFQTLKEEYPDIPGFPLEKGVKIPAAWLIDKAGWKGKTFGEIGVHKNQPLVLVNYGKGEGEAIKALSEKIQKDIQAKFGISLQPEVNFV